The genomic interval GATATGTCTCCTCCTGGTGGACGGATGTCATGTTACATCCGTTTTCAGAGCCACcttttataacaatagtaaTATTAGTGGGATAGTCTAAAATAAATTAACTCATTTTATCAAAATGAGATTCTAAcaatataatggaactagatggcactcggcttgtggtgctcaaagtgcaaaaaataaatacaaataaaaccatttgaaaaactcaacagcaatgtctctCTCCCAGAAATCATGTTACTtaagataatccacagacctggtTGTGAGCAGTTTCATGTAGGAACTTCTTTTTTACCATAGTTCCTAAATGAAACTGCTCACAACCAGTTCTGTGTGTGcgctttgagcaccacaaaccgagtgccatctagttccattataAAGTCAGACATCTCTACGGccgatatctccaacactgggccactcacaccaaaacaatctagattgaGGAAAAATGTTAGCGTGACAAGCCAGACCCGcaatcaagatgttgggtctggaaactcaccattgacagggctcaatctgaggggcgggataaacggttatCTGTCAAATTCCCACTGCACtcgatagcgctacaaccaggcagagcaacgaagaaggtagcggagctagttgatggattaaacttttgccgtatctggtcggcaaaactccgaacacatcttccttttttaagaatgacttcagtgccgttctttgctcttttctcaaagaaaagcttaactccaagtcttctaGAGTCGCGGGCGGCCAAAGCCGactcgaaagaccgctgttcgccagcagcagccataagcccgcccaccgactctatacacgatgtgattggcccgcccagagtttggtttttccagctcgcaagtcaacggagagttgctagacggaGCCAgactgcaaattacatttgctgccgctagggtgcgtccagatttctaggctagaaaaatgtgtatttttgggTAAACTTGGGTTCCTTTAACTGGCTGCCCATGAGACGCATCCTGAATTGCAACCACCATTACGTGGCAAGTACAGTAACACAGTCAAAGGTGCAACATTAAAAAGGAAGATACCCGAGACAAAGCtgaattatttttacttttttattgctTAAACTGCCATCTGGAACAATCTATACCAAAAGGATAAACATCTTTGCACATACAGGAGGTCAAACTGAATACAGGGtagaatagaaaaagaatggtcCTCTGATCGCCTGCAGCTCTCTCTGCGCTGCAGGCCTAACAAACTCACTGAAGGTTGGGCTAGCAGGAGTGACTGACTACTACTGTAAGCCCAGGTTAGGTAAGCTAAGGCAAACCGGGACAATTGCAGTGTGGCTAAAAACTGTTTTGGACTAAAACCAATGACGCTGCTATTTACACGAAAACAATATTTCGATAAAAAGGTGAGTCAAACCCCACGCCACTAACGGGTGTCATTCCCTGGGGATCAGGATACAGTTCAGATGAAGATGAtcaatttaactgtaaagaaaaatacataataCTCATGTCCATTAACACAAAAACTCTTCTCGCTAACCTGACTACCCTGCAGCACTCGGCACCAAAATCACATCTTTTTTGGACGTACAAACATGAGTGAATGagacaaaacagaaacatatGACTGGTTCTATGTCCTTTCTGGTAACAGACAAGTGAGGCAGGAATTAAGAGTTAAGCCTATAATCCAGAAATCAACATTGTGTGTTTTGGTAAAGATTTTTAAAaacgaaatcttaaaaaaaaaacaaaaaaaaaaacagagacttAAACATGTTATGCCATCTAAATAGTCATGAAGCAGTTAAGCTAGGGAGTAACAAACCAAATATTTGACAAAGTTCCTGCTTCTGCACGCAGTAGCaggttattttttaaatttttttttttatgttttaatacaCGCTTCCATTCATACCGCATCACTGGATGCCTAAAACATCATGCCAAGTAAGCATAGAGAACAGATCACAAGCTACTCTGATGAAAAGACAGCCACCTTTTCAACAGGCAATAAGCAATGACACtagttttaaataaatatctgcTCACTCTGCCCGTCAGCTCGCCTGTGATGCTTCGATACATAAATACTTTAGATGTCCTAAAATCCATAAACCatcttgtttgtgttttttttttctttttttcaagacTTCACTTCAATAAACCTGGAATTACCCATTTGAtctatttcaaaaaaaaaaaaaaagaagttttaaCCCATGACGTTTTTACACGATACGATTACATACTGTTTTTGTCCGTTGACAAGAAGAagcatttatttactttgtggCACTGGACACCTAAAATAGAATTTATGGAAAAATAAGTGTTTACAAAAGACAGTTAAACAtatattggtttttttttttaagatcaccATCACTCCAAACCATAAATTTATCATTTAGTCAATGATAATAATATAACTATGATCGTTTTAACTATACTATGTAAGATAACATTTTGATTACAAACCATAGCAGAAGAGTGACCAAGTTATTTGGTatatactaaaaaaaaagaaaaattgaatACTGAAATACACTTAatactcctgtttttttttcctttctaaatttttttttattgatttttttcctcAGAGTAGTCAAGGCAGTTCTTGTATGGTCGTTCTACTGATTAAGGAGGACGATGAGGGTAATAACTACTTCCCGTTTGGAGCTCCAAATAGTCAGGGAACAGAACACGCACTGCGTTGCCATGGCTGTGCATCTTTGCGGTGTGACAAGAATCAACATTTGGCACCAGCCTGGTAGCTGCACAATCACATAAAAACCTTAAGTTGTACAAGCTCTCTCGAACTTAGCAAAACAGACTCGTCATTGTCTCATCGTGCCAATCAAAAGGTAACCAATAACAACAAATGGAGCACAACCATTGTGTAGCTGAAACCtaaaaaattttaataaaaatgaaaacgtcGATGCGATCATGTTCTTCCTGCCTTCTACAGTTTCTAGCTTCTGCTCTACGCTGTATATCTACTCAGGCCTACTGACGTCTAAAAGGAAACTCTTTAACAGGGAAGAAGTAGTCCTCTCTTTACTTCAAGCTTCAACATAAATCTGTAACAAATTCACCAAAAGCGCCATGTAAAGTTTGATTGTCCCGTCTCATCAGTCTGAGACCCTAACGTCTTTCAGATCTCCTAACAATCCTGCTTTGTGTTTAAGTCTAAAACGAAAGCGTAACCAGCGAATACATATATAACATCGGTAACGTGTGATGGAACTGTGCCTACAAGGTAGCGTACAGCAGCTGGTATGAGCGCTGGTGAATGGCTGAAAGTCACACCTCAGCGTGACGGGGTGGTGACAACAAAAGGATCTCCGTGtgtaaaacaacacaaaaaaactaaaaaagggagaaaagcgaaacagaaagaagaagaagaaagtgacaaaaaaaaaagcaaattgcATTGGTGGACCCTGGGTCTAAAAGGAGAAAAGAGGGAAAGGGTGGAGGGGAGAGACGCCCCTTCAGACAGACAGCGAGACAAAGCTGTTGTACTGTTGGATGTTACGTTTGAGAATGTCTGAACAGGGACCCAGGACGCGTTCGAAGCGAGGCCGGTCCAGCTTGACGCACTTCAGGGGGCCGCGGGCGACCACGGTGGCGGCGCGGGGACGGTTCATCAGCAGAGCAATCTCAcctggagaacacacacacacacacacacacacaccctttaataacatagacacagaatGCCATTTTTGTCGCATGTTTAGTACCACTAGTTCATTTTACCTTACAACAGTACCACAAAACAATAGAACATTATTCTAATAAGACTGCTGTGATGATGCTTTAGTTCTTACCAAAGTAGTCCGAGGGTCCTAACCTCCCCACTTCCACAAACTCCTCGTTCTCTGAGCGACGCTGCAACACAGCTGCAGAaccctgagacacacacacacacacgcagctttATCTTGTTTGTCTCTTGACTATAGCTACACGAGCGCTCGTATCAGAAGAAACCATATCATCACCATAAAGTTGCAGGTCTGAAAAGGAGCTAAACGACGGCACGCATCGAATGGTAGCAAATGGGTTTTGAAAtaattggtaacactttataacgAATGGGAGTTTAAAGTCAATTACTGGTCCATTAAGCATCAACTAATCACATAAACTCATTTCATTTCTTATGGAATATATGATACATCCTGCATTCATTCACTAAATCTTCAGGAATCATGCATTAGATACACATGACTGAAGCATGTGGTCTTTACCATTATGGGAGAGAGTTACCAATTCATTTTAGGTTCAATCAATCGATAATCAAATGAAGACATAAAAAGAACACTGAACAGGGATTTACACAAAAGTAGAAATACAGACATTAGAAGTAATTTAGGAACATCTAATGCTGGGTCACAACTGAATCGGTTTAGCACCATTAAGTGACAACAATACATTTGATTTGATGGATTTTTAATACTTTGAAAAAACTGGGGATGCAACTCATTTATTTATAAGTCTATATTCTTGATGAATCGGTTAGATATTTTGTCTACAAGATGtaattttaaaaagcaatagagctttttcacggcagacgtGTTGAcctgtcatagcaggaaaagcacaggcgtattccaaaccattactgatggctgcattccacttaggagaggccctggtgttgtgcatgctgactcactgaaatcttttactgggacacttgatggaactgagccatcgttaaggtgatcaatttcagctgtgctcattaagtcaaaatgtctgcggTGAAAACGGTCCATTGGCCATCATAATTCTCCATCCTAATCCTGATCGACAGAAatgtaaaagcaacaaaaatcatatttaagaagctggaagcaGTATTTGTCAGATTTTagcttttaaatcattttgataatcaatatAAATTAGTTGCAGATTCATTTTCTGCtgatcaactaatccattacatccaCTAATCATTTCATCTCAAAGATCAGACACATGTTTAGGGTGAGGCAAGAGTTTCACGTCACCACAATGTGCGggtaaaccccccccccccaaaaaaaaaataaaaagttgtaaTTGTTTAAAGAGCTGAAAATATGAAAGAGCATTGAGTGGCTCCAACGCCTCCTAAACTATTTGATATAACCAGGCCAATAGATTAAACTCAAAAGGTAGAATTCTGGTATTGTGACAAATGTCAGTGACGTCAGTGACGAAGTATACCTCTAAGATGATGAAGAATTCATCTCCAGGCTCTCCCTGCACAACGATCTTTTGTCCGTCCTCAAACTGGACGGGCTCCAAGGCATCAGCGACTGTCAGGCGCTCCCATTTGTCAAGAGACTCTGAGAACACAGAAGAAAGGAGTCAGCTAAAATGACAGACAAccctgtatataaaaaaaaaaaaaacaccactcaCTAGAAAGGTTGAACCTGTTATTGGTTTTGATTTCAGGAGAGATATTTTTATATGCTCTTTCAAGTTATTTTAATCTCAGCACCAAACACGAGTAACATGCCTCCTTTCTTCTATTTTTAAGTTTTGGGAAGATGAGGAGGATTTGGAAAATGAACCCACCTAGAATGGACACTTTCCTGAGGAATTCCTCGTACATCTTCCTCTTTCTCAAAGTGCTTCCCTGAAGAGAGAGACATTAAGTTAGTCAGCGTAACTGAAGAATTTGATTAGAAGTTTGAAAATAAGAGCGAGGCCACACCTACAGGCATTACATTATGTGTCATGAAATGACACACATTCACAAGCTTTACGAACAGTGCTCTTTCTTTGCATTACAGAGCCACATCTCCTTACCATAAGTATTCTCCTGTAGCTGTCTCTGTCGATGCCCCACAGCTTGACGTTGGTCTTGGCTCTAACTGTGGCCGCCCTCGGGGTGCCGTATATCAGGGCCAGCTCTCCAAAGCTGCCTCCCTCCCCGATGCTCGTCACCCATTCATTGTTCACATACACCTGGCAGATTAGCGGggtagaaacaacaacaaaaaaggtatCACAGTGCAATGgtgacaaaaagaaacaaacgTTTTCTGTGTACATTATGACGAGGAACCGATACTTACATCCATCTCCCCTTGGTCGATGACATAGAAATTGTCGCCTTCGTCGCCTGGGTGCGCACAACAATAGCGTTAGAATCACACAAAGACAATGCTGCGATTTGGTTTGTTCAACTAATCACTGAAAAGATGTCATCCTACCCTGCAGAATAACCGTTTCCCCGGCGATGTAGGTGACTGGAAACATTGCATCGAATATGTCACTGGAAAGGAGCAGATTTGTGAGTTGATCAGCATAACACAGTTATCAAAACTTTatttacatacaaaataaagacACCGTTTAAGACAGGTACCTCCTCTCATTGTCGTCCAGGTGTGAGAAGAGAACGTTCTTTTCAATAGCTTTGGCCAAGGCTGCCATCGTCTTGTAGTCTTTTGGAATGACCtaaggaaaaacaacacagcgaTGTCACACAACTTTTCAGAACACTGATAGTATCAGATTGTTGATGTAGATTTAAGTGTTGCCACACTCTCGCAGCTGCTTGCACACGTGCACGGCTAACCTTTCTGACATATGAGGCTGCATCCTCCTCTGTGTAGACCTCTGCGCTGAAGGCTCCTCTCCGCCGGCGGCCCTTTACCACAGGGTTCATGGGTGGAGACACCTCCTCATCGCGGGAGTCTGAACGGGAACTGCTGGCCTTCTGCTGGTTCTGAATCTGCTTGGTCTCCTCCTGGTAGGGAGGTACATGTAGAGTCAGACAACTAGTTTTGTAGCCGCTGCAGTTCATCTCAGTTAAGTGAGGGGTTGTTTATAAAAGCACTTTTTGTGCAATAAAGTGCCACACAAAGTAACATACACAGGTACATACatagattattaggaacacctgttaaatttcacgttaatgaaattatctaatcaaccaatcacatggcaactgcttcaatgcatttaggggtgtggtccaggtctagacaatccccctgaactccaaactgaatgtcagaatgggaaagaaaggtgatctaagcaactctGAGCGTGGCGTGGTTGTTGGTACCAGACGgactggtctgagtatttcacaatctgctcagttactgggattttcacgcacaaccatttctagggtttacaaagaatggtctgaaaaaggaaaaacatccagtatgctgcagtcctggggggcgaaaatgccttgttgatgctaaaggtcagaggagaatgggccaacTGATTCCAGcagatagaagatcaactttgactcaaataaccactcgttacaaccgaggtatgcagcaaagcatttgtgaagccacaacacgcacaaccttaaggcggatgggctacaccagcagaagaccccaccgggtaccactcatctccactaaaaatagggaaatgaggctacaatttgcacgagctcaccaaaattggacagttgaagactggaaaaatgttgcctggtctgatgagtctcgatttttgttgagacattcagatggtagagtcagaatttggcgtaaacagaatgagaacatggatccatcatgccttgttaccactgggcaggctggtggtggtagtggtggagtaatggtgtgggggatccctttcgccttcagaactgtcttcattctttgtggcattgattcaacaaggtgctggaagcattctttagaaatgttggcccatattgataggatagggtcaaacacggtattagtatggtgttcctaataatcctttaggtgtaTAAAACCCAGCTTACAAACTCAATAGATAGGTTCAAATAAAAGCTCAACTAAATCTAATGTCTGAAGCCCCTCCTTAAATGATCCAGTGTTAGGAAAACTATTTCCAGCCAAGTTTCTCAGGTCCGTGTTTTGATATAGCTAATAATATGCTACAAGACGATTTAAAGGTTACTGTCAAGTGAACATCTGAAACAAATCTAATAATTAAGAGGATGATaagctataaaaaataaatctaaaagaaagattgtcaagcagacaaactgaccaaaacatataacataaaagatcgatacttgcgtgtatcgatacagtattgccacgaaaaatattgcgatactatgctgtatcgattttttccccccacccctactagTTAGGAGTGCATCGTTCTAGCTTTAAATAGCAGACAAGCAGTAGTTTCAGAAAAACTTTTGCAAACAATTCATGGTAGTGGTAATGTGGAATTCCAACGTGCAGTtgtgtgttttaatttaatttctgaATTGTTTGAATAAAGCAACTTTGACTAATtcttttctttgacatttttagtAAATACGGTAGTAGCATCCAGTTTTGAACATTGCTTTCTCAAGCCTGATCCAGGTGTGTATGTACACTTACTGTAGATAGTCCAAAATCTTGTCAAAGCATTCTGTATGCATACATTCTGTTATGTAGTGTTTTGAACACTAAGCACAGATGCAGAGTGAGCAAAACACACAACTGAAAACAGATATATGCTAAAATGTTATGCACATAAAAGGAGCAGAGGAATTTTTGCTATTGTTACGCGTTTCTTAGCCAAACtggcagctgttgttggacACAATGGTTGaaaattttaaatgtaaaagatTATAGAAGCtttaaaaaaggtcccatggcatgaaaatttcactttgaggtgttttaacattaatatgagttcccccagcctgcctatggtcccccagtggctagaaatggtgataggtgtaaaccgagccctgggtatcctgctctgcctttgagaaaatgaaagctcagatgggccgatctggaatcttctccttatgaggtcataaggagcaaggttacctcccctttctttgctttgcccgcccagagaatatggcccacccatgagagagagagagacatcgtggcttgcaaacaagcaaagtggcagttggtcaaggccacacccccaccctccaccttgcccctctctctcctcctcaatagcatctaaagctacaaacacagaaatggcacatcctaaggaaagctcattgtgggactggctctagtggctgtaattctgcaccaaggctgaatttcgggaaagagacttcagatacagttttagggaaccactaaggcctatataaaagcatcaaaaagcagcatgtcatgggacctttaactaaaAACATGATTAGCGAACTTATTGAAAACatcacagaaaaataaattgcAAATATTAGCTGGCGTACAAGACAGTAAGCACCTGCTGTATTATAAGAGTATATAAGAgttatatataagtatattggGAATTTATTTGTGGGGGTGGGTGGCGCAGGATGTGACGGCGCGGCGTGTGATGGCTGGGTTCAGTAATAAACTAGTCAAACAATGATTTATTAACTATTTATGGAAAACAATGACTACATAACATGAACAAATATTTTAGAGagaaataactatttacatattaaacaaactAGACTAGAAGATGATACAgatggagtgttttttttgtgaatttgtcGATTAAATCCGGTtggttcagcagataaaatacctcAATACCTGGAGCCCAAATGTTATATGTATTAACACTAACATTAAAATCATACTATGATCCAAAAAGAAAGTTACATGTTATTATGAATCTCTACAGTGAATGTCTCATAACTCTTTGTAAATCATATTAGAGTAAGGCAATCCAAAGTTAattcttgtttattttgtttgttataagtcattgtttgtttttaagtgtCAGAATCTTAATAAACACATTGTTATGTACTATACATGTGTCCGTGTTGCACTCATTAAGATCTCATCTGTTTCTATggtttattagtacagttaaccAGCCCAAGATATGTATACGCTACCAGCCTCTGAGCCTGATCATCAATCACTGGCCCTGTGCCACGCATGCGCGACTTCAGGAGAGGGAGGCCGCTGGTGTGTGTGACTTATAAAATTCATCGTTGTTTGGGGGACAAAAAAGGTAATTTCGGATTTTATCTACCTGGTCGGGCTGCCCAAGTAGAACCCATGCATGGGAAACACTGAAATGCTCATTTGTCACTGAATAGTGTTTTGCTTCCCATCCACTGGCCaataaggaaggaaggaaggaaggaaggaaggaacacacacacacacacacacacacacacacacacacacacacacacacacacacacacacacacacacacacacacacacacacacacacacacacacacacacacacacacacacacacacacacacacacacacacacacacacacacacacacacacacacacacacacacacacacacacacacacacacacacaccttctccaGCCTCTCGAAGTACTCTCTGAGGAAGGCCATGGGCCTCTCCGGCCTGGAGGTGCACAGCTGGACAATGCAGTCCTTCAGCAGCTGTTGAATGTTGTGTTTCTGCACGTACTGCTCACACTCCCTCAGGCTCCGCTCCTCCTCGCTGCTTGTACTTCCAGATGCCATGACGACAACCACAACCCTGCTCTGTGACCTTTAACCTTTGTACTGGAGAGAGTGGACAGTAACGGGGGAAAAAGGAGCATGGTTACAGATCATCGCTGTACAAGGTGGATTCACTTGATTACCAGAGACCAACACAGAATAGGGCTGACTGTGTGTCGTGATGATGAGAATTGGACagagagaaaatgtgaaaatgtgagAAAAATAGAACCAGAGTGAGAAGGCACTGAGAGATTGGGTGTTGTTTTGGCACTAAGGAGCCTGAGTGCTTCTTAGTGTCAGGAGTGAAAACTGGTCATATGATGtgaccacacatacagtatcacaaacaacaaacaaggaCAGGCACACTGGACAGGCACACTGTCCTAGGTTTATTTACTCAAAACAATCTCACTTTTTACcagcctgaaaaaaaaaaaaaaaagtattctatCATAGAGGCAATATTATACACAAGGCCTAATTTACACAAATGGTGACATGAAAGCCAGTGATAAAATCTGCTGTGAAACAGACCAAACCATAAAAACAAGTGCACTTGCTTGAGGTTTCAACATTTCAGGCCACATACTGCTGCTAAGCAAAATAGCCTGACAGATCCCACATCATGTGATCAGCCACAGTGCTTCTTCAGATAGCTGATCTTGATCTAGTTGTGTAGCTAGTCTAAAACAGGAAGGCCTCATGTAACCAACATGTGCAGTGTGTCAGAGGAGTAAATGAGTGAACAAACCGACCGATTCCATCCTGTCCCTGCAAGTGTATCATGCATGTGCATCAGTATAATAGGATTCAGATAATTTCTAATCTGACTAGGCCCAGGGGAGATTACTAGCCATGTTATCAAAGATGAGGCTGGCACTGCCTTTATGCAACTAACTACACTCATGGTGGAAACTTGGCAGGCTTGCTTTAATCTAAACCTACCACAGGAATAACTAAGCAACAAATGATACGGTTTTCGGACCAGGTGGGATAAATTAAAAACTAGAGATCCAACAACAGGGCTCTTCTGCCTATTAGTAAATCACATTTAGTTTGAATTATTTGAGATTTTAAAAGCAGGTTATATAATTAACATGTTAATTTTCTAATTTAGTTACTGAGCTGCAGCATCACCTCTGCTGTCTGCTAAGAAGCGGGCTGTCAATTAAAT from Perca fluviatilis chromosome 21, GENO_Pfluv_1.0, whole genome shotgun sequence carries:
- the LOC120551287 gene encoding cAMP-dependent protein kinase type I-alpha regulatory subunit → MASGSTSSEEERSLRECEQYVQKHNIQQLLKDCIVQLCTSRPERPMAFLREYFERLEKEETKQIQNQQKASSSRSDSRDEEVSPPMNPVVKGRRRRGAFSAEVYTEEDAASYVRKVIPKDYKTMAALAKAIEKNVLFSHLDDNERSDIFDAMFPVTYIAGETVILQGDEGDNFYVIDQGEMDVYVNNEWVTSIGEGGSFGELALIYGTPRAATVRAKTNVKLWGIDRDSYRRILMGSTLRKRKMYEEFLRKVSILESLDKWERLTVADALEPVQFEDGQKIVVQGEPGDEFFIILEGSAAVLQRRSENEEFVEVGRLGPSDYFGEIALLMNRPRAATVVARGPLKCVKLDRPRFERVLGPCSDILKRNIQQYNSFVSLSV